In Candidatus Anoxymicrobium japonicum, one DNA window encodes the following:
- a CDS encoding phenol hydroxylase, which yields MALTSTKPYVAVPRDLVENFNGKQIVYVCWDHHMLFATPLMLVVEPEMRFGDLLENVVKPLIGPDPDSAAVDLTKVEWQKAGRSWTPDFGVSLAANGIVHKEQLRFSTPGVNSLLAAA from the coding sequence ATGGCATTGACCTCAACCAAGCCCTACGTCGCCGTACCGCGCGACCTCGTCGAAAACTTCAATGGCAAGCAGATCGTTTACGTTTGCTGGGATCACCACATGTTGTTCGCTACGCCGCTGATGCTTGTCGTCGAGCCGGAAATGCGCTTTGGCGATCTGCTGGAGAATGTCGTCAAGCCGCTGATCGGGCCTGATCCGGATTCTGCTGCGGTCGATTTGACCAAGGTGGAGTGGCAGAAAGCAGGGCGCTCGTGGACGCCGGATTTTGGGGTCAGTCTGGCGGCGAATGGGATTGTTCATAAGGAGCAATTGCGGTTCAGTACGCCGGGGGTTAATTCTCTGCTGGCGGCGGCTTAG